ACGCAAACTTACTGAAACTAAAAATATGGAAACATTTCATCCATATTCCTACAGACCTTGGCAAGTGGTTTTTGATCTTTACTGTAATCTTCCAATGGTTCTTGATTCGATATGCCAGCAATTTTTTGTCGTTTAGCTGGAGGCTCATTAGTTTCCTCATCCTTTACCGATTTCGGGACTACTGGCAGATTAAGGTGTTTTTCCAAAGCTACCGTCAGTTCGTCAGAGAGATATTCGGTTACCAACCCAAATGCGTATCGCATAAACGAACCTGAAACAGTGAAAACAAAGATcatgaagaattgaaaaaaaaaaaaaaaaaaaattttacaaatatTACTCTCGGGGACATTCGTTGCAGCAGCTTTGACATAGTTAGCGGAAACCGTAGAATGAGTTACATTAAAGCTGCTATCTTTCAGATGTTGACTTATACGCGAGACCTTTTTTTCTAGCCAATTTAGGGTTTTTTGCTCATTGTATTTCCAGGCTTGGAAAGCTCCTGATTGTTTACAGTCAGCTATCTTTTCAAGATCTTGCATTTTACAACATGTGGTTAACTTCTTAGTATCTGCATATTCATCATCAACAAGCAGTTGATCTATTGGGCTTGCGAATTTTGCCTTATAAACCAATTAACacattttattactttttaaaattgaagGTTATACTTAATACTTTGCATAAATATGGCAGGATAAGGAATAATGGGTCTATACTGGTTGTGAGGAACAAAGATCCATCTGATTGAACTGAGTTGTCAACAAACCACGATCTTTCACGGTTTCATagttaaataagaaaaatggtttttattttgtttaaatttttttcaacagaacTCTTATGGTCTATTATACCTTTTGGGTTCATCAAACTGATTAATTTCATAGATTTTAGTATAGTGGTGGGAAAAGGCATACAGAGTTCCTGAGTCTGTTTTTGGATTTCGTAGGTTGACAATTACAATATCTGAATTATTATCATTTAACATGACAtctttttcaaagaaaatcaTTAGTTCcatgaaacatttgaattcaaaCCAAATTACCTGGAACAATCATTATGCATTGCGATTGTGGATGGTAAACCTTGCATTCAGAAGcaatttttcctttgcttttgttttcatcttccTTTTCTGGCGATGAACTAACGTCTACTGCGTTTTCTTGTGCAGAAGTCTTTCTAGTCACTCTTGGCatgatgaaaaacaaacgatTAAGGAATAGTTTTACGACTTCGCACGTTGGGAGCTGGCAGCGTAGACTAATAACAtgcttttgtttgatttcgcGGTCTCCGAAACTTTGATTTACACcattgatttgaaattggGTGCTGCTCTAATGCAAAACACAACCGGGTTCGGAAACGTTGATCGGGTCATTTTTTTACCCGAATTTGTGGGTTATCTTAATTGATGGCATGCGGGTTTCTCGGTGCATGTTGCAGgctaattttttctttctttttttttttacccgatCTCTTAACGGCGTTTACCTGCGCCAAGAAGGATCGCATAGAAAGCGGCGGAAATCGGATTTAGAACTGGGAACAGAGAATGCtgattcctcacccattcgaAATGAAACCCGGGTGGGTTAAAGGCCACAAAAGAAATGGCCCATAGCCTACCCAAcccaaaaacaaagttttcgACACCCAGTCACCAACTCAAacataaaaatcaacaaattaAATTAACCATTTGACACGGCGCCGAGCCCTACATGTCATTGTACAATCAAAATATAATTGGTACACAAAGCTTAGAAAAAACAACAGCTTgacaaaaatgtttaaagaCTTTCCAAACAAAGGTTGAATAAATCATATAAAGGTGAATGAGAGTATCAATATAGAATCCACCATAATAAAATTGTGAATTTTTAACACTGCAAGCATTAAAAGTGGAATGGccaactattttttattttggcttcTCTTTCCAACCTTTCAATGTTGTTTTCCTCAATGTCCATTTCTTCGTAAAATGAATTTAATGACGGctgcatattttttaatttacttgCAACCTGAGACATAAGCTCAAGATTAAACTGGTTATCATCTCCTTCTAACTGGGCAGGAGGAAAGACATCATCACATGGTTCCCACTCCAAACTTTCAGCTTCCATCATGAGCTGAAGCAGCTCTGAAACACTGAATTCCAGACTAACACTGTCAACTTCTTGGTGCCACAATCTCCATAAGTCTAGTAGTGTTGAATGACTATAGGCAGgttgattatcatttttttttaaaagaagtgGAATTTCAGGCATTCCTTCTTTCCTCCATTGTAGCAACTTTGCTTCTAAAGCCAATCTTACATAGTCCAAAACATCCTCTTCTGGTGAATGCACCTGCTACAGATAACCCAGTTGTGAATACATTAGTTTGATAAGCCATACAGtttatgtaattttttttacttactgCACATAGGtgtttaagtttttttatgtaatgATTTTTTAGTAAGATTGGCCTACATTTACAGTGCTATTCATAAATTGAACAAATGTaacgtttttaaaataaatgttatgcAGTGATTATGTTACCAGTGTAATATGCTTTTCCAAATTTGATATGCTAGAAGCTTGATACATTTGACACTGGGGACATTTCAACTGAGGGATCAGATCTTGCCATCTGAAACAGAAAgtatttgaattattttacAACGGTCGACGCAGATGTCTTTTAACCTGGCATCCTtgatatatacatatacatgtATTATACCTGGCGTCTTTTGGGAAAACTTTTTTAGTTACATGAAAATCCATTTGAATATTGTGGAACTTATGTTTCAATTGCTCTTGCAATTCCAGTAGTTATACCAAATAAGAGGAGAGGTAACCCATGCTAAAAAACGTGGGCAGGTTTTATAACACTTTCTGGCTGACATTAGCGCCATCTTACGCCTGGGGAAACGTTTTTGGCCCTTCACCAATTTCAGAAGACCATTTTACAACTTTTTCACGGTATTTCTGTCAATGACAGGATTGAAAGTAgttaatgaataaataatcaataGTCTGgctaaataaaatgaaaaacatacAATACGATCTATTTGCTGCTTCTTCCAAACGGTAGATGACGCCGTGTTCTGTAAAAATTTTCTCCCTATGGTCTTGACCATCTCCCTTTCCTCTCTGAGTTACCCTTGTTTATTTGTCTTTTGTAATTATTGCACATATGGCTCGCATGTGTCAGGTAGTCCACCGTTGCCGTTTGTCAATATAGTATTTGCTATTTACACCACTGCTAGATGCGGCGCCTCCGTCTCCGACTCTCTGGTAATTGTTCTCCGGTCTCTCTCTCACAAAGACTCTGTTTTAACTCTGTTCGCTACTTTGTAAAACAACTTTCACATGCGAATACGTTTCACACTATTCAGAACAAATTCAAAAGATTCAAGTAGTCAAAGAATATAAATGAAACATTCTCAGAATTTCTATCCTCTACTGTCAACTAAACCGAAGGTGACATAACTTCTACCGCACCCATCCCCAACGTTATAAAAGCAAAGTGCTTGACCTGCACGCTTGGGACTATCCTTTAAAATATATACCACATCAAACTACACAATAAGCCCCACAGCCTCTGTGGCCCAATGGATAAGGCACCGGCCTCCTAAGCCGGGGATTGCGAGTTCGAATCTCGCCAGAGGTAATAACATAATCATTAAGTTAGCTAGGCTGTGAATGAAAAAAGTTAACTGAAACGGTACGAGCACTGTTTATACAGAAACGGTTATCGTGTGACGAATcacagcattcaatttttacaGCCCATATTGAATAGTTTAACACCAATTTTGTGACGAAGCTTCTGCGTAGCCCACTAGaccaattttttaattgagtGCAACTGTGTTTCACAAGATTCAACTAATCGATTAtgacaataatttttttcttattttcttagTTGAGCTGTATGAGATCCTAATCAATATGAAGGGCTAGATTTCGTTAAAATCTATTATGCAGGAGACAGTAGTAATAAAATAAGTAGAAGGAAACAGGAAAATTGTGTTTTAGTCTATACAACCATTGAGAATTGCTACTTTCTAGAAAACTCATCAGGATTTACATCAAAATCTTTCATGTGCCAATTGATATTCCACCATTGGCCAAGAAAGCCAACATCAATAATTCTTTTGTGAAAACCAATAATTCTTGGCTTCAGATACTTGCATTGAGAAGGATAAATACCACAATCCTGATGATAATTTGCTAACCAAATTAGGGAGAATAACCCCAAACTTAGGCAGCGAACAGTTCCTTCATTGTAACTTTGGCGTATTAAGCAAAGACGGTCATCGGTTACTGGATTGAGATTTGCTTCAGAAACAAGAATAGCATCATCTGCTGCTTTAACCATAGCTTCATAATATGTCCTAGCATCAGGGTTAGTTTCTGTAGCATACAATACACATCCAATTCCTGTACACAGACATAAGTGATTGATGAGAATGATGAGAttatttccaaaaacaaacatggttACCTGTTAAATAAGCTGCCGCTTTTTTAGGTTTAGCCTTCATACTAGTGACAGTGTCAACTGCCACATCTCTATAGTCAGAGTAAAGAACCGTCCAAAATTTTTCTGCAACACCAAATTTGAGAACATTATTTAGAGGAACTCAGATGCATTTTGCCATTCAACCTTACTCCATTTTTCCAGCCTAGTTCCTTTATCCACGGGAGATATCGGTGAAGTTGGAGGTGAACTGGAAGTGGTCGTTTCCGCCGTTGTGGAAGAAAATCTAGCTTTTCCTGCTTGTTGCCGAGCAAGAACTCTtcttgaaaaacgaaacatgtcTTTTTTGTGAAAATTGCAAAGTACAGCAGACGAATTTCCACATGTTTACTAAAAGAGAATAAGATGGGTTTCggcaacaaaaattaaattccTGTTGCCAAAGCAATATCCGGTGCTCGCAATTTCCGCGTTTTTTCGAAGCAATTTCTTTGCAGCGACAGGATGACCTAAGCGTTTTACTTTCTAATTtaataaaaactaaaaggcAGCAAAAAGCTTTCCATTCCAGAAAATATAACGTTCAGTCTTTGTTCGTCTTCACTGTTACAGCATGAGCAAGTGCGCGTTCAAATATTTTTGACACACTTTTAATTGCCAAAAAGTTCTTGAATTCGCAAAAAGTATCACATTAGAATGAGAAACAACGCAGAGAAAAAAGCTAAAAGGGTTTCTAGTCCTTCAGAAGGTGTGCATGGGCCAGCCAATCATTCCAGTTGTTGGAAAATTCCGGTCATCATTTTAATTCTCATTTGCCTGGGAATCATTGTTTGTCTGGCCCAGTACTATGTTTCGTCATCAGCTCCAATGGAGTGTTATCAATGCAACTGGATCTCACAACCATATGGGCCATCTCTGGTTGACGATCCTTGCGGACAAGACCAACGTCTCAGGCCAAACAGCAACGCCCACCTCAAAATTTGTGCACCAGACCAGAACTACTGCGGAACGCTTCACATACTGTTCTCGTACAAGGTTTCGGGCCAGGTCAAACAACTTGAGTTTGCCTTCATTCGTGACTGTTTCGCCGACTATCCATTGCCATACGTCATGCAACTGGACAACCACAACCAGACTTACTACGGGACCAGGGAAGGCAATGTCTATTCCAATCTAGCCGGTATGACGTTAAACATGACTGTCGTCGGCCAGCAATGCAGTTTCTGGAACAAGTGCAACTCTAATGTACCTAGAACTGGACTAGCATGGGCATTTATTGATTCCGTCGCCATTTTGCATCAGGCTAAACAGAAGGGTGTGAGTGCTTGGCGGGCTTTGGTCGATTTTGTTCAAGctcaaaatgaataaaaataaactctTAACACACCATTAGTGGCTGAAATACGTTAACATTCTCTGCTTTATAACCTCgatttcattaaataaaaattaccttCATACccttgaaatattttgaattctttaacGTGAGGGGTGGAAATCCGTTAAGTTGCCATGGTTACTGTTCAACACAACAcagcagaggaaagaaaataatacatGGCTGCAGTTCCGAAAAATTCTTGTTGGTATTGCTGTTTCTAATCGTGCTGACGTTGTTAACATGGCACAGTTAGTGAAACTGATTGTCAACGAATTAAACCAACCACCTTTCAATTTAAACTTGACGAGTGTCACGTTTACCGCCTTTCATCCCCCTCAGCTGCTGCAAGTACAAATTATCCtacaaataatatttttaaacaaatgtaCTTGTGATCTAatggtatttttcttttggctttacCACGATTTCACTGAAAGCTTCTTAGTGATGTTTTGTGTGAAATTGAATCTAAAATTCGTGTTGACATCGCTGACGAGCCCGTCGATGCTTTGGCCTTGCGTTTGTTAACCGCTTTgcaaattttcaaattcaaacctGAAACAGAAGATCcgtaattatttaaatttctcgATTTACGAATCAAATTCACTTTTCTTAATCGTCCATACGCACAGTAATGATTTTCGAGAAGGTTTGATATCCGGTCGACCGGAAAAAATTAATCCAATATTGCATTGGCTGCTTCAGCGCAGGGAAGAGCTGAAAAAACGAGCCTACCTCTCCCGCTTTCTTGTCAAAATTGACATTGCACCTGAAATGCGATCAGACAGTGACGTAATCGATCTATACGAACAGGTGAGAAAGAATGTTACAAAACCAAAACACCCGATAGTTTTCAAATTGTCTCGATCGATTACAGTACGAATTCCTGATTGAAGAGTTCAAACAGAGGCATAAGCAATTCGAAGCAAGCCAAATTGTAAATGACACTGTCACCGACCTTCGCAAAGACCTCCAATCGATGGAAGATGATAGAGAAGTTTTGATTCGTCGAATTGAACGTACTCAACGCAAAGTAAGACAACTTTAAAGTCAAAACTGCTCTtcctttttcatcttctttcatGCATCTAAGGTAGAGGGTGTGGTGAATTATAATCAGTTGCTTTCCGTGGCGAAGAAACTTCGGgctgagaaagaaaagaaccgtGAATTTCAAGCTCAGAAAGAAGATCAAAAGAGTTACCTTGGTCATTTGGAATCGCGGCGCCAACGTTTAATTAATCAGTTGACTGAGATCCGTCAAACTAAAGCCAACACTAGTGGGCAGATGCTGCTCCAGCGCGCCGAAGACGCAATTCGTGTTAATCAATACATGATTAACGAGAAACTGAACAAAGAAACCCAGTTGGTCACAGCAAACATTGCTTTAATGGAAAAAGTACTAGCAGCACCCAATCCGACCTCTGCCGATCTTCAGATCGTCATACAAAAAGTGAACACCCTTAAATCACGCACTTGTTTCTTAGTTATTTAATTCTATTTGTTTCTTCATTGTCCAGAGTGATGATTTCAGGAGCAAGATCGCTCATCTTACGGAGAAAAGAGCTTTACAGAATGATCCAATAGAAGATGGTATGGCACTTTACAGACAGCAATCGCTTATAACTTCTAGGAAGAAGGAAGCTTGCGCTGAGAGATTGAATGATTTGACTCAAGAAATGAATACTTTAGAAGCCCAGCTACAGGTAAATGTTACgaattaaacagaaaaaaaaatgagtcatAGATTACCGAAACATTTGAATGGAATAGGCAAAAAAGCAGCAATTAGGTGGCCAGTCCGAGACGGCGCTGACTAGTGAGCAATTCAAAACTTATGTCAGTGACTTACGCGTTAAAAGTAACGTATACAAACAACGGCGTGCGGAGTTGAACGATCTGAAAGCAGAGTATGGCATCTTGAGTCGAACGCTGGAAATTCTTAGAGCGCAAGAGGCAGCACTGAGCGAGAATCTAGACAGGATCGAAACTCACCAAGGTGTCAAAGGATTCCGTGAAACTCGAGATCTTCTTGAGAGAATTTCTGATGAAAAGGCCAATAcggatgaagaaaaaggacgTACTTTAGAAGAGATGTCTAACCTGGTCCGCATTCTCAATTCCAAGATTAGCGAAAAGAAAGTCCTGCTCGCTCCCCTTCTCCGAGGTTTGTccttcaacttttttttttagaatacTTGAAATTCTATTTCCATATTGTAATGTTCACTCCAATAGAATTGCGTCCTTTGAGGCAAACTTACCAAGAATCTCTGCCCGAATACGAaggtaaaaaaagagaatacgAAGCACAGGTTCAGCTTATCGAGAATACCATCACATCGATTGCAAACGTAAGAATCTTGTTTTCACCATTTTTCGCACTGTTGTTTTTGAAATCGAGGACAAGACTGTAGAATATTACGTTACGACAGGTGAAAAGCGAATTGGAAAACGAGATTGTCACGTTGGAAGAACGATGTCGTCAACTGGAAGCTGACATAAAAGATAATGAGGCATACTTGCAGAGGGCCACTGATGAGATGAAACTGTACGTCAGCGGCGTTCAGCAGCAACAAACCGAACGTGGTAAATCTGTTCGCGACCAGCTTCACCAAAAAATCATTGAACAGGAAAAATTGAATGCCCAACTACGTCAAGAACAGCGACAACTCAAAGACAACCTTCCGCAAATGGAAGAACAGATGAAATACTGGGAGAAACTTGAAAAGTAAATTCATGACTGAGCACAGATCACAATGGAAAACTTACTTTAGTGGCAGCTTAAGGATTAATTTCATGATTGTTATGTTGCAGGATATTCCGGGTTAAAATCCTTTGTCAGGAGAAACAGAAGTTACAAGAGGGAACAGTACGCCGTGAGCGAGGAAGGGAAACGTTAGTGCTGCAATGATAAGTAATGCGTttagaaaattcaaaacgtTACTGTTTGTGATggatcatttttaaaaaaatctaatcaCGATGGATCGTGAAATACAATTGGCTTCCGGGGATTTAAATGAGTCTTGTCTGTTTGAACAGGGCATGTCTTCAACGATCAAAGCACCTTGTAGAATGCATTTGAAGTTCTTTTCTAGAGACTTACCCATTGCTCAATCATGGATTTCACGTTCTCAACATTCTGACATTTGTAACGGAATTGCTGATAACATCACACATATCAACGTCC
The nucleotide sequence above comes from Daphnia carinata strain CSIRO-1 chromosome 3, CSIRO_AGI_Dcar_HiC_V3, whole genome shotgun sequence. Encoded proteins:
- the LOC130693455 gene encoding mitochondrial import inner membrane translocase subunit Tim29-like, whose product is MFRFSRRVLARQQAGKARFSSTTAETTTSSSPPTSPISPVDKGTRLEKWKKFWTVLYSDYRDVAVDTVTSMKAKPKKAAAYLTGIGCVLYATETNPDARTYYEAMVKAADDAILVSEANLNPVTDDRLCLIRQSYNEGTVRCLSLGLFSLIWLANYHQDCGIYPSQCKYLKPRIIGFHKRIIDVGFLGQWWNINWHMKDFDVNPDEFSRK
- the LOC130693424 gene encoding intraflagellar transport protein 81 homolog, translated to MAQLVKLIVNELNQPPFNLNLTSVTFTAFHPPQLLQLLSDVLCEIESKIRVDIADEPVDALALRLLTALQIFKFKPETEDPNDFREGLISGRPEKINPILHWLLQRREELKKRAYLSRFLVKIDIAPEMRSDSDVIDLYEQYEFLIEEFKQRHKQFEASQIVNDTVTDLRKDLQSMEDDREVLIRRIERTQRKVEGVVNYNQLLSVAKKLRAEKEKNREFQAQKEDQKSYLGHLESRRQRLINQLTEIRQTKANTSGQMLLQRAEDAIRVNQYMINEKLNKETQLVTANIALMEKVLAAPNPTSADLQIVIQKSDDFRSKIAHLTEKRALQNDPIEDGMALYRQQSLITSRKKEACAERLNDLTQEMNTLEAQLQAKKQQLGGQSETALTSEQFKTYVSDLRVKSNVYKQRRAELNDLKAEYGILSRTLEILRAQEAALSENLDRIETHQGVKGFRETRDLLERISDEKANTDEEKGRTLEEMSNLVRILNSKISEKKVLLAPLLRELRPLRQTYQESLPEYEGKKREYEAQVQLIENTITSIANVKSELENEIVTLEERCRQLEADIKDNEAYLQRATDEMKLYVSGVQQQQTERGKSVRDQLHQKIIEQEKLNAQLRQEQRQLKDNLPQMEEQMKYWEKLEKIFRVKILCQEKQKLQEGTVRRERGRETLVLQ